A window of the Cicer arietinum cultivar CDC Frontier isolate Library 1 chromosome 6, Cicar.CDCFrontier_v2.0, whole genome shotgun sequence genome harbors these coding sequences:
- the LOC101492350 gene encoding non-cyanogenic beta-glucosidase-like yields MITMANNMFALFVVISLTFAFTNAEDPLLEIGNLSRKSFPAGFIFGAGGSAYQYEGAANEGGKGPSIWDTYTHNHPERITNGSNGDVAIDQYHRYKEDVQIIKDLNLDSYRFSIAWSRILPKGKLSGGKNPEGIQYYNNLINELIANGIQPLVTLFHWDLPQALEDEYGGLLNSSIINDFRDYADLCFQEFGDRVKYWVTFNEPWMFSNGGYAIGTTAPGRCSDPTCLGGNSGTEPYTVTHNQILAHAHGVRLYRTKYQAKQNGKIGITLVTNWYLPLGDNIEDEKATRRALDFQFGWFMEPLTTGNYSLSMQNIVKTRLPKFSTEQSRLVKGSFDFIGLNYYTSTYISNVPPQEDVPPSYTTDSRTNASFEKNGIPIGPRAASSWLYVYPRGLRHLLLHIKEKYNNPTIYIHENGIDEFNDPTLPLNEALLDTFRIDYFYRHLYYIRSAIQLGANVKGFYAWSLFDDFEWGDGYQFRFGLNYIDYEDGLKRYPKVSAQWFQNFLKRN; encoded by the exons ATGATTACTATGGCCAATAATATGTTTGCTCTATTTGTTGTGATATCATTAACATTTGCTTTCACAAATGCAGAAGATCCTCTTCTTGAAATCGGTAACCTCTCTCGGAAAAGTTTCCCTGCTGGATTCATTTTTGGGGCAGGGGGATCAGCATACCAA TATGAAGGTGCGGCGAATGAAGGTGGTAAAGGACCAAGTATTTGGGATACCTATACTCATAATCATCCAG AAAGAATAACGAATGGAAGCAATGGAGACGTCGCCATTGATCAATATCACCGTTATAAG GAAGATGTGCAAATCATAAAAGATTTGAATTTGGACTCGTACAGATTTTCAATTGCTTGGTCGAGAATACTTCCAA AAGGAAAGTTGAGCGGAGGAAAAAATCCTGAAGGAATACAATATTACAACAATCTCATCAATGAACTAATTGCAAATG GTATACAACCATTAGTAACTCTTTTTCATTGGGATCTTCCTCAAGCTTTAGAAGACGAGTACGGTGGTTTATTAAACTCTAGCATAAT AAATGATTTTCGAGATTATGCGGATCTTTGTTTTCAAGAATTTGGAGATAGAGTGAAGTATTGGGTTACGTTTAACGAGCCATGGATGTTTAGCAATGGTGGTTATGCAATTGGGACAACAGCACCTGGTCGATGTTCAGATCCAACATGTCTAGGTGGAAATTCTGGCACAGAACCTTATACAGTTACACACAATCAAATTCTTGCTCATGCACATGGTGTACGATTGTATAGGACCAAATATCAg GCAAAACAAAATGGCAAGATTGGTATAACGTTGGTAACTAACTGGTACTTACCACTAGGAGACAATATAGAAGATGAAAAGGCTACGAGGAGAGCTCTTGACTTCCAATTTGGATG GTTTATGGAACCACTAACAACTGGAAACTATTCTCTAAGTATGCAAAATATTGTGAAAACTCGATTACCGAAATTCAGTACAGAGCAATCACGTTTAGTCAAGGGTTCTTTTGATTTTATTGGCTTAAACTATTACACTTCTACTTATATTAGTAATGTACCTCCTCAAGAGGATGTGCCACCTAGTTACACAACAGACTCTAGAACTAACGCTTCAT TTGAAAAAAATGGGATACCCATAGGGCCAAGG GCTGCTTCAAGTTGGTTATATGTTTATCCAAGGGGACTTCGACATCTTTTGTTACATATTAAGGAGAAATACAACAATCCTACAATTTACATTCATGAAAATG GTATTGATGAATTCAATGATCCAACTCTTCCTCTAAATGAAGCTCTTTTGGATACTTTTAGAATTGACTATTTTTATCGTCATTTATACTACATTCGTTCTGCAATCCA GCTTGGCGCAAACGTTAAGGGATTTTACGCTTGGTCACTTTTTGACGATTTTGAATGGGGTGATGGCTATCAATTTCGGTTTGGATTAAACTACATAGATTACGAAGATGGATTAAAAAGATATCCAAAGGTTTCTGCACAATGGTTCCAGAACTTTCTCAAAAGAAACTAG